The Bos javanicus breed banteng chromosome 11, ARS-OSU_banteng_1.0, whole genome shotgun sequence genome includes a window with the following:
- the PAPOLG gene encoding poly(A) polymerase gamma isoform X3, which translates to MKEMSANTMLDSQRQQKHYGITSPISLACPKEIDHIYTQKLIDAMKPFGVFEDEEELNHRLVVLGKLNNLVKEWISEVSESKNLPPSVVATVGGKIFTFGSYRLGVHTKGADIDALCVAPRHVERSDFFQSFFEKLKHQDGIRNLRAVEDAFVPVIKFEFDGIEIDLVFARLAIQTISENLDLRDDSRLRSLDIRCIRSLNGCRVTDEILHLVPNKETFRLTLRAVKLWAKRRGIYSNMLGFLGGVSWAMLVARTCQLYPNAAASTLVHKFFLVFSKWEWPNPVLLKQPEESNLNLPVWDPRVNPSDRYHLMPIITPAYPQQNSTYNVSTSTRTVMVEEFKQGLAVTDEILQGKSDWSKLLEPPNFFQKYRHYIVLTASASTEENHLEWVGLVESKIRVLVGNLERNEFITLAHVNPQSFPGNKEHHKDNNYVSMWFLGIIFRRVENAESVNIDLTYDIQSFTDTVYRQANNINMLKEGMKIEATHVKKKQLHHYLPAEILQKKKKQSLSDVTRSSSGPQSKRSSLDSNCLDSSRDTDNETPFNSPVSANKPSKPDIPPSGETERNNAEPAAVIVEKPLSVPPAQGLSIPVIGAKVDSALKAVSPPAVCTIPTVVGRNVIPRVTPHNPVQGQPHLNGMSNVTKNVTPKRPHSPSVDGSSKRLKDIEKFIRLESTFKESRAAEDRKRKSVDAIGGECMPIPTIDTSRKKRLPSKELPDSSSPVPANNIRVIKNSIRLTLNRSLSRGDHNT; encoded by the exons ATGAAAGAGATGTCTGC AAACACCATGCTGGACAGCCAGCGTCAACAAAAGCATTATGGAATCACCTCTCCAATTAGCTTGGCATGTCCTAAAGAAATTGATCATATTTACACACAGAAATTAATTGATGCCATGAAACCATTTGGAGTGTTTGAAGATGAGGAAGAATTGAACCATAg GCTGGTTGTTCTTGGTAAACTCAACAATCTAGTAAAAGAATGGATTTCTGAGGTCAGTGAGAGTAAG aatcttCCACCTTCTGTTGTGGCTACTGTTGGTGGAAAGATTTTTACTTTTGGCTCCTATAGACTTGGAGTACACACCAAAG GAGCTGACATTGATGCACTTTGTGTAGCCCCAAGACATGTGGAGAGAtctgatttttttcagtctttttttgaaaagttgAAACATCAAGATGGCATTAGAAACTTAAGA GCTGTAGAAGATGCCTTTGTGCCTgttataaaatttgaatttgatGGAATTGAA attGATTTAGTCTTTGCAAGATTGGCAATACAGACCATATCAGAAAATTTAGATCTAAGAGATGACTCTCGACTAAGAAGCCTTGATATAAGGTGTATTCGCAGCCTAAATG GATGTAGAGTTACTGATGAAATTTTGCATTTAGTGCCAAATAAAGAAACTTTCAGACTCACCCTAAGAGCAGTTAAACTATGGGCAAAAC GACGTGGTATTTATTCCAACATGCTGGGATTCCTTGGTGGTGTCTCTTGGGCAATGCTGGTTGCAAGAACTTGCCAATTATATCCAAATGCAGCAGCTTCTACTTTAGTTCATAAGTTCTTCTTAGTTTTTTCCAAATG GGAATGGCCAAATCCTGTGCTGCTGAAGCAACCAGAAGAAAGCAATTTGAATTTGCCAGTTTGGGATCCTCGG GTAAATCCATCAGATAGGTATCATCTCATGCCCATAATCACCCCTGCCTACCCACAACAGAATTCTACGTATAATGTGTCCACATCAACTCGAACAGTAATGGTAGAAGAATTTAAACAAG GTCTTGCAGTCACAGATGAAATTCTTCAGGGGAAGTCAGATTGGTCCAAACTACTTGAGCCACCAAATTTTTTCCAAAAGTATAG ACATTATATAGTATTGACTGCCAGTGCATCAACAGAAGAAAATCATCTAGAGTG ggTTGGGTTAGTAGAATCTAAAATACGTGTACTTGTGGGAAATTTGGAACGGAATGAATTTATTACTCTTGCCCATGTAAATCCCCAGTCATTCCCAGGAAATAAGGAACATCATAAAGA caaCAATTATGTATCAATGTGGTTCCTTGGAATAATTTTTCGGAGAGTAGAAAATGCAGAAAGTGTTAATATAGACTTGACATACGATATACAGTCATTTACTGATACAG TGTACAGACAGGCAAACAATATTAACATGCtaaaggagggaatgaaaattGAAGCaactcatgttaaaaaaaaacaacttcatcACTACCTTCCTGCAGAAATTcttcagaagaagaagaag CAAAGTCTATCTGATGTCACCCGAAGTTCAAGTGGACCTCAATCCAAAAGATCATCTCTGGATAGCAATTGTTTGGACAGCTCCAGAGACACTGATAATGAAACACCTTTTAATTCCCCAGTGTCTGCAAACAAGCCTTCCAAGCCTGAtattcctccttcaggggagaCAGAGAG GAATAATGCTGAGCCTGCTGCTGTAATCGTGGAAAAGCCACTGAGTGTCCCGCCAGCTCAAGGGCTATCTATTCCTGTCATTGGTGCAA aagtCGACTCTGCATTAAAAGCTGTATCACCCCCAGCTGTGTGTACCATTCCTACGGTAGTAGGACGAAATGTCATTCCTAGGGTCACACCTCACAACCCTGTCCAGGGGCAGCCACATCTAAATGGGATGTCAAATGTAACCAAGAATGTTACGCCTAAAAGACCCCACTCCCCATCCGTAGATGGGTCCTCTAAGAGGTTGAAAGACATAGAAAAG tttattcGACTTGAATCAACGTTTAAGGAATCACGTGCTgctgaagacagaaaaagaaaatcagtg gatGCCATTGGAGGAGAATGTATGCCTATTCCAACTATTGATACATCACGCAAAAAG AGACTGCCCAGCAAAGAACTACCAGATTCATCATCTCCAGTTCCAGCAAATAACATCCGTGTCATCAAAAATTCCATTCGGCTGACCCTAAATCG
- the PAPOLG gene encoding poly(A) polymerase gamma isoform X4: MKEMSANTMLDSQRQQKHYGITSPISLACPKEIDHIYTQKLIDAMKPFGVFEDEEELNHRLVVLGKLNNLVKEWISEVSESKNLPPSVVATVGGKIFTFGSYRLGVHTKGADIDALCVAPRHVERSDFFQSFFEKLKHQDGIRNLRAVEDAFVPVIKFEFDGIEIDLVFARLAIQTISENLDLRDDSRLRSLDIRCIRSLNGCRVTDEILHLVPNKETFRLTLRAVKLWAKRRGIYSNMLGFLGGVSWAMLVARTCQLYPNAAASTLVHKFFLVFSKWEWPNPVLLKQPEESNLNLPVWDPRVNPSDRYHLMPIITPAYPQQNSTYNVSTSTRTVMVEEFKQGLAVTDEILQGKSDWSKLLEPPNFFQKYRHYIVLTASASTEENHLEWVGLVESKIRVLVGNLERNEFITLAHVNPQSFPGNKEHHKDNNYVSMWFLGIIFRRVENAESVNIDLTYDIQSFTDTVYRQANNINMLKEGMKIEATHVKKKQLHHYLPAEILQKKKKQSLSDVTRSSSGPQSKRSSLDSNCLDSSRDTDNETPFNSPVSANKPSKPDIPPSGETERNNAEPAAVIVEKPLSVPPAQGLSIPVIGAKVDSALKAVSPPAVCTIPTVVGRNVIPRVTPHNPVQGQPHLNGMSNVTKNVTPKRPHSPSVDGSSKRLKDIEKFIRLESTFKESRAAEDRKRKSVDAIGGECMPIPTIDTSRKKRLPSKELPDSSSPVPANNIRVIKNSIRLTLNR, from the exons ATGAAAGAGATGTCTGC AAACACCATGCTGGACAGCCAGCGTCAACAAAAGCATTATGGAATCACCTCTCCAATTAGCTTGGCATGTCCTAAAGAAATTGATCATATTTACACACAGAAATTAATTGATGCCATGAAACCATTTGGAGTGTTTGAAGATGAGGAAGAATTGAACCATAg GCTGGTTGTTCTTGGTAAACTCAACAATCTAGTAAAAGAATGGATTTCTGAGGTCAGTGAGAGTAAG aatcttCCACCTTCTGTTGTGGCTACTGTTGGTGGAAAGATTTTTACTTTTGGCTCCTATAGACTTGGAGTACACACCAAAG GAGCTGACATTGATGCACTTTGTGTAGCCCCAAGACATGTGGAGAGAtctgatttttttcagtctttttttgaaaagttgAAACATCAAGATGGCATTAGAAACTTAAGA GCTGTAGAAGATGCCTTTGTGCCTgttataaaatttgaatttgatGGAATTGAA attGATTTAGTCTTTGCAAGATTGGCAATACAGACCATATCAGAAAATTTAGATCTAAGAGATGACTCTCGACTAAGAAGCCTTGATATAAGGTGTATTCGCAGCCTAAATG GATGTAGAGTTACTGATGAAATTTTGCATTTAGTGCCAAATAAAGAAACTTTCAGACTCACCCTAAGAGCAGTTAAACTATGGGCAAAAC GACGTGGTATTTATTCCAACATGCTGGGATTCCTTGGTGGTGTCTCTTGGGCAATGCTGGTTGCAAGAACTTGCCAATTATATCCAAATGCAGCAGCTTCTACTTTAGTTCATAAGTTCTTCTTAGTTTTTTCCAAATG GGAATGGCCAAATCCTGTGCTGCTGAAGCAACCAGAAGAAAGCAATTTGAATTTGCCAGTTTGGGATCCTCGG GTAAATCCATCAGATAGGTATCATCTCATGCCCATAATCACCCCTGCCTACCCACAACAGAATTCTACGTATAATGTGTCCACATCAACTCGAACAGTAATGGTAGAAGAATTTAAACAAG GTCTTGCAGTCACAGATGAAATTCTTCAGGGGAAGTCAGATTGGTCCAAACTACTTGAGCCACCAAATTTTTTCCAAAAGTATAG ACATTATATAGTATTGACTGCCAGTGCATCAACAGAAGAAAATCATCTAGAGTG ggTTGGGTTAGTAGAATCTAAAATACGTGTACTTGTGGGAAATTTGGAACGGAATGAATTTATTACTCTTGCCCATGTAAATCCCCAGTCATTCCCAGGAAATAAGGAACATCATAAAGA caaCAATTATGTATCAATGTGGTTCCTTGGAATAATTTTTCGGAGAGTAGAAAATGCAGAAAGTGTTAATATAGACTTGACATACGATATACAGTCATTTACTGATACAG TGTACAGACAGGCAAACAATATTAACATGCtaaaggagggaatgaaaattGAAGCaactcatgttaaaaaaaaacaacttcatcACTACCTTCCTGCAGAAATTcttcagaagaagaagaag CAAAGTCTATCTGATGTCACCCGAAGTTCAAGTGGACCTCAATCCAAAAGATCATCTCTGGATAGCAATTGTTTGGACAGCTCCAGAGACACTGATAATGAAACACCTTTTAATTCCCCAGTGTCTGCAAACAAGCCTTCCAAGCCTGAtattcctccttcaggggagaCAGAGAG GAATAATGCTGAGCCTGCTGCTGTAATCGTGGAAAAGCCACTGAGTGTCCCGCCAGCTCAAGGGCTATCTATTCCTGTCATTGGTGCAA aagtCGACTCTGCATTAAAAGCTGTATCACCCCCAGCTGTGTGTACCATTCCTACGGTAGTAGGACGAAATGTCATTCCTAGGGTCACACCTCACAACCCTGTCCAGGGGCAGCCACATCTAAATGGGATGTCAAATGTAACCAAGAATGTTACGCCTAAAAGACCCCACTCCCCATCCGTAGATGGGTCCTCTAAGAGGTTGAAAGACATAGAAAAG tttattcGACTTGAATCAACGTTTAAGGAATCACGTGCTgctgaagacagaaaaagaaaatcagtg gatGCCATTGGAGGAGAATGTATGCCTATTCCAACTATTGATACATCACGCAAAAAG AGACTGCCCAGCAAAGAACTACCAGATTCATCATCTCCAGTTCCAGCAAATAACATCCGTGTCATCAAAAATTCCATTCGGCTGACCCTAAATCGGTAA
- the PAPOLG gene encoding poly(A) polymerase gamma isoform X1, translated as MKEMSANTMLDSQRQQKHYGITSPISLACPKEIDHIYTQKLIDAMKPFGVFEDEEELNHRLVVLGKLNNLVKEWISEVSESKNLPPSVVATVGGKIFTFGSYRLGVHTKGADIDALCVAPRHVERSDFFQSFFEKLKHQDGIRNLRAVEDAFVPVIKFEFDGIEIDLVFARLAIQTISENLDLRDDSRLRSLDIRCIRSLNGCRVTDEILHLVPNKETFRLTLRAVKLWAKRRGIYSNMLGFLGGVSWAMLVARTCQLYPNAAASTLVHKFFLVFSKWEWPNPVLLKQPEESNLNLPVWDPRVNPSDRYHLMPIITPAYPQQNSTYNVSTSTRTVMVEEFKQGLAVTDEILQGKSDWSKLLEPPNFFQKYRHYIVLTASASTEENHLEWVGLVESKIRVLVGNLERNEFITLAHVNPQSFPGNKEHHKDNNYVSMWFLGIIFRRVENAESVNIDLTYDIQSFTDTVYRQANNINMLKEGMKIEATHVKKKQLHHYLPAEILQKKKKQSLSDVTRSSSGPQSKRSSLDSNCLDSSRDTDNETPFNSPVSANKPSKPDIPPSGETERNNAEPAAVIVEKPLSVPPAQGLSIPVIGAKVDSALKAVSPPAVCTIPTVVGRNVIPRVTPHNPVQGQPHLNGMSNVTKNVTPKRPHSPSVDGSSKRLKDIEKFIRLESTFKESRAAEDRKRKSVDAIGGECMPIPTIDTSRKKRLPSKELPDSSSPVPANNIRVIKNSIRLTLNRCCSILSLIATYTSLRITCYQIVICSLMALRWRFYCLNFRCLFLCYGNQFLALWTLIKQVLKYPPPPPFFKSYVVIIV; from the exons ATGAAAGAGATGTCTGC AAACACCATGCTGGACAGCCAGCGTCAACAAAAGCATTATGGAATCACCTCTCCAATTAGCTTGGCATGTCCTAAAGAAATTGATCATATTTACACACAGAAATTAATTGATGCCATGAAACCATTTGGAGTGTTTGAAGATGAGGAAGAATTGAACCATAg GCTGGTTGTTCTTGGTAAACTCAACAATCTAGTAAAAGAATGGATTTCTGAGGTCAGTGAGAGTAAG aatcttCCACCTTCTGTTGTGGCTACTGTTGGTGGAAAGATTTTTACTTTTGGCTCCTATAGACTTGGAGTACACACCAAAG GAGCTGACATTGATGCACTTTGTGTAGCCCCAAGACATGTGGAGAGAtctgatttttttcagtctttttttgaaaagttgAAACATCAAGATGGCATTAGAAACTTAAGA GCTGTAGAAGATGCCTTTGTGCCTgttataaaatttgaatttgatGGAATTGAA attGATTTAGTCTTTGCAAGATTGGCAATACAGACCATATCAGAAAATTTAGATCTAAGAGATGACTCTCGACTAAGAAGCCTTGATATAAGGTGTATTCGCAGCCTAAATG GATGTAGAGTTACTGATGAAATTTTGCATTTAGTGCCAAATAAAGAAACTTTCAGACTCACCCTAAGAGCAGTTAAACTATGGGCAAAAC GACGTGGTATTTATTCCAACATGCTGGGATTCCTTGGTGGTGTCTCTTGGGCAATGCTGGTTGCAAGAACTTGCCAATTATATCCAAATGCAGCAGCTTCTACTTTAGTTCATAAGTTCTTCTTAGTTTTTTCCAAATG GGAATGGCCAAATCCTGTGCTGCTGAAGCAACCAGAAGAAAGCAATTTGAATTTGCCAGTTTGGGATCCTCGG GTAAATCCATCAGATAGGTATCATCTCATGCCCATAATCACCCCTGCCTACCCACAACAGAATTCTACGTATAATGTGTCCACATCAACTCGAACAGTAATGGTAGAAGAATTTAAACAAG GTCTTGCAGTCACAGATGAAATTCTTCAGGGGAAGTCAGATTGGTCCAAACTACTTGAGCCACCAAATTTTTTCCAAAAGTATAG ACATTATATAGTATTGACTGCCAGTGCATCAACAGAAGAAAATCATCTAGAGTG ggTTGGGTTAGTAGAATCTAAAATACGTGTACTTGTGGGAAATTTGGAACGGAATGAATTTATTACTCTTGCCCATGTAAATCCCCAGTCATTCCCAGGAAATAAGGAACATCATAAAGA caaCAATTATGTATCAATGTGGTTCCTTGGAATAATTTTTCGGAGAGTAGAAAATGCAGAAAGTGTTAATATAGACTTGACATACGATATACAGTCATTTACTGATACAG TGTACAGACAGGCAAACAATATTAACATGCtaaaggagggaatgaaaattGAAGCaactcatgttaaaaaaaaacaacttcatcACTACCTTCCTGCAGAAATTcttcagaagaagaagaag CAAAGTCTATCTGATGTCACCCGAAGTTCAAGTGGACCTCAATCCAAAAGATCATCTCTGGATAGCAATTGTTTGGACAGCTCCAGAGACACTGATAATGAAACACCTTTTAATTCCCCAGTGTCTGCAAACAAGCCTTCCAAGCCTGAtattcctccttcaggggagaCAGAGAG GAATAATGCTGAGCCTGCTGCTGTAATCGTGGAAAAGCCACTGAGTGTCCCGCCAGCTCAAGGGCTATCTATTCCTGTCATTGGTGCAA aagtCGACTCTGCATTAAAAGCTGTATCACCCCCAGCTGTGTGTACCATTCCTACGGTAGTAGGACGAAATGTCATTCCTAGGGTCACACCTCACAACCCTGTCCAGGGGCAGCCACATCTAAATGGGATGTCAAATGTAACCAAGAATGTTACGCCTAAAAGACCCCACTCCCCATCCGTAGATGGGTCCTCTAAGAGGTTGAAAGACATAGAAAAG tttattcGACTTGAATCAACGTTTAAGGAATCACGTGCTgctgaagacagaaaaagaaaatcagtg gatGCCATTGGAGGAGAATGTATGCCTATTCCAACTATTGATACATCACGCAAAAAG AGACTGCCCAGCAAAGAACTACCAGATTCATCATCTCCAGTTCCAGCAAATAACATCCGTGTCATCAAAAATTCCATTCGGCTGACCCTAAATCG ATGCTGTAGCATTCTCTCATTGATTGCTACATACACTTCTCTGAGGATCACCTGCTATCAAATTGTCATCTGCAGTCTTATGGCTTTGCGTTGGAGGTTTTACTGCCTTAACTTTCGATGCTTGTTTCTCTGTTATGGGAACCAGTTCTTGGCTCTTTGGACACTCATAAAACAAGTCCTGAAATATCCACCGCCCCCGCCTTTTTTTAAGTCTTATGTTGTAATCATTGTATAG
- the PAPOLG gene encoding poly(A) polymerase gamma isoform X2 has translation MKEMSANTMLDSQRQQKHYGITSPISLACPKEIDHIYTQKLIDAMKPFGVFEDEEELNHRLVVLGKLNNLVKEWISENLPPSVVATVGGKIFTFGSYRLGVHTKGADIDALCVAPRHVERSDFFQSFFEKLKHQDGIRNLRAVEDAFVPVIKFEFDGIEIDLVFARLAIQTISENLDLRDDSRLRSLDIRCIRSLNGCRVTDEILHLVPNKETFRLTLRAVKLWAKRRGIYSNMLGFLGGVSWAMLVARTCQLYPNAAASTLVHKFFLVFSKWEWPNPVLLKQPEESNLNLPVWDPRVNPSDRYHLMPIITPAYPQQNSTYNVSTSTRTVMVEEFKQGLAVTDEILQGKSDWSKLLEPPNFFQKYRHYIVLTASASTEENHLEWVGLVESKIRVLVGNLERNEFITLAHVNPQSFPGNKEHHKDNNYVSMWFLGIIFRRVENAESVNIDLTYDIQSFTDTVYRQANNINMLKEGMKIEATHVKKKQLHHYLPAEILQKKKKQSLSDVTRSSSGPQSKRSSLDSNCLDSSRDTDNETPFNSPVSANKPSKPDIPPSGETERNNAEPAAVIVEKPLSVPPAQGLSIPVIGAKVDSALKAVSPPAVCTIPTVVGRNVIPRVTPHNPVQGQPHLNGMSNVTKNVTPKRPHSPSVDGSSKRLKDIEKFIRLESTFKESRAAEDRKRKSVDAIGGECMPIPTIDTSRKKRLPSKELPDSSSPVPANNIRVIKNSIRLTLNRCCSILSLIATYTSLRITCYQIVICSLMALRWRFYCLNFRCLFLCYGNQFLALWTLIKQVLKYPPPPPFFKSYVVIIV, from the exons ATGAAAGAGATGTCTGC AAACACCATGCTGGACAGCCAGCGTCAACAAAAGCATTATGGAATCACCTCTCCAATTAGCTTGGCATGTCCTAAAGAAATTGATCATATTTACACACAGAAATTAATTGATGCCATGAAACCATTTGGAGTGTTTGAAGATGAGGAAGAATTGAACCATAg GCTGGTTGTTCTTGGTAAACTCAACAATCTAGTAAAAGAATGGATTTCTGAG aatcttCCACCTTCTGTTGTGGCTACTGTTGGTGGAAAGATTTTTACTTTTGGCTCCTATAGACTTGGAGTACACACCAAAG GAGCTGACATTGATGCACTTTGTGTAGCCCCAAGACATGTGGAGAGAtctgatttttttcagtctttttttgaaaagttgAAACATCAAGATGGCATTAGAAACTTAAGA GCTGTAGAAGATGCCTTTGTGCCTgttataaaatttgaatttgatGGAATTGAA attGATTTAGTCTTTGCAAGATTGGCAATACAGACCATATCAGAAAATTTAGATCTAAGAGATGACTCTCGACTAAGAAGCCTTGATATAAGGTGTATTCGCAGCCTAAATG GATGTAGAGTTACTGATGAAATTTTGCATTTAGTGCCAAATAAAGAAACTTTCAGACTCACCCTAAGAGCAGTTAAACTATGGGCAAAAC GACGTGGTATTTATTCCAACATGCTGGGATTCCTTGGTGGTGTCTCTTGGGCAATGCTGGTTGCAAGAACTTGCCAATTATATCCAAATGCAGCAGCTTCTACTTTAGTTCATAAGTTCTTCTTAGTTTTTTCCAAATG GGAATGGCCAAATCCTGTGCTGCTGAAGCAACCAGAAGAAAGCAATTTGAATTTGCCAGTTTGGGATCCTCGG GTAAATCCATCAGATAGGTATCATCTCATGCCCATAATCACCCCTGCCTACCCACAACAGAATTCTACGTATAATGTGTCCACATCAACTCGAACAGTAATGGTAGAAGAATTTAAACAAG GTCTTGCAGTCACAGATGAAATTCTTCAGGGGAAGTCAGATTGGTCCAAACTACTTGAGCCACCAAATTTTTTCCAAAAGTATAG ACATTATATAGTATTGACTGCCAGTGCATCAACAGAAGAAAATCATCTAGAGTG ggTTGGGTTAGTAGAATCTAAAATACGTGTACTTGTGGGAAATTTGGAACGGAATGAATTTATTACTCTTGCCCATGTAAATCCCCAGTCATTCCCAGGAAATAAGGAACATCATAAAGA caaCAATTATGTATCAATGTGGTTCCTTGGAATAATTTTTCGGAGAGTAGAAAATGCAGAAAGTGTTAATATAGACTTGACATACGATATACAGTCATTTACTGATACAG TGTACAGACAGGCAAACAATATTAACATGCtaaaggagggaatgaaaattGAAGCaactcatgttaaaaaaaaacaacttcatcACTACCTTCCTGCAGAAATTcttcagaagaagaagaag CAAAGTCTATCTGATGTCACCCGAAGTTCAAGTGGACCTCAATCCAAAAGATCATCTCTGGATAGCAATTGTTTGGACAGCTCCAGAGACACTGATAATGAAACACCTTTTAATTCCCCAGTGTCTGCAAACAAGCCTTCCAAGCCTGAtattcctccttcaggggagaCAGAGAG GAATAATGCTGAGCCTGCTGCTGTAATCGTGGAAAAGCCACTGAGTGTCCCGCCAGCTCAAGGGCTATCTATTCCTGTCATTGGTGCAA aagtCGACTCTGCATTAAAAGCTGTATCACCCCCAGCTGTGTGTACCATTCCTACGGTAGTAGGACGAAATGTCATTCCTAGGGTCACACCTCACAACCCTGTCCAGGGGCAGCCACATCTAAATGGGATGTCAAATGTAACCAAGAATGTTACGCCTAAAAGACCCCACTCCCCATCCGTAGATGGGTCCTCTAAGAGGTTGAAAGACATAGAAAAG tttattcGACTTGAATCAACGTTTAAGGAATCACGTGCTgctgaagacagaaaaagaaaatcagtg gatGCCATTGGAGGAGAATGTATGCCTATTCCAACTATTGATACATCACGCAAAAAG AGACTGCCCAGCAAAGAACTACCAGATTCATCATCTCCAGTTCCAGCAAATAACATCCGTGTCATCAAAAATTCCATTCGGCTGACCCTAAATCG ATGCTGTAGCATTCTCTCATTGATTGCTACATACACTTCTCTGAGGATCACCTGCTATCAAATTGTCATCTGCAGTCTTATGGCTTTGCGTTGGAGGTTTTACTGCCTTAACTTTCGATGCTTGTTTCTCTGTTATGGGAACCAGTTCTTGGCTCTTTGGACACTCATAAAACAAGTCCTGAAATATCCACCGCCCCCGCCTTTTTTTAAGTCTTATGTTGTAATCATTGTATAG